In Mytilus edulis chromosome 13, xbMytEdul2.2, whole genome shotgun sequence, a single window of DNA contains:
- the LOC139500479 gene encoding uncharacterized protein, with translation MPVNTVVDDSENTLIAASFHSSEEKSRSNVLLKTAVAPVGGNRYVDTHILFDEGAQRSFVTEELASKIDLEILGTETIHLSAFGSTDSKVRHLSRARVYVEFINRTKIPVEVLVVPNIASPLSNYIGNGIREFKYLKGLRLAHPFTEDNSSFEISLLIGADFYWEFVEDTILRGNGPTAVKSKLGYLLSGPIPTSYRQQSNVGMYNIFTSHKPEELNLERFWELESLGVDSNTTDVETVDYMETNQKSAIEFRENKYIAKLPWKLDHEPLPTNFFVTKRITENVIRKLSQDPEMLKVYGQIIKDQECRGFIEKVKDPDISKGIVHYIPHYPVKKK, from the coding sequence ATGCCAGTTAATACCGTAGTTGATGATAGCGAAAATACATTGATCGCCGCAAGTTTTCATTCGTCTGAAGAAAAATCCCGTTCGAACGTACTTCTAAAAACTGCCGTTGCACCAGTTGGGGGAAATCGATATGTTGATACGCACATTTTGTTTGATGAAGGAGCACAGCGCTCTTTTGTTACCGAGGAGTTAGCGTCGAAAATAGATTTAGAAATACTAGGAACAGAAACCATACATTTATCGGCATTTGGAAGTACCGACAGCAAAGTCCGTCATTTGTCAAGAGCACGCGTATACGTAGAGTTTATAAATAGAACGAAAATTCCAGTTGAGGTTCTAGTAGTACCGAACATCGCCAGCCCGTTAAGCAATTACATCGGTAATGGTATACGAGAATTCAAGTACCTGAAAGGATTACGTTTAGCTCATCCGTTTACAGAAGACAACTCTTCTTTTGAAATCTCCTTGCTCATTGGAGCTGATTTCTATTGGGAGTTCGTAGAGGATACAATATTAAGAGGAAATGGTCCAACCGCCGTAAAGTCAAAACTTGGTTATTTGTTGTCTGGTCCAATTCCGACGTCTTATCGTCAACAGAGTAATGTAGGTATGTACAACATATTTACATCGCACAAACCAGAGGAGTTGAATTTAGAAAGATTTTGGGAATTAGAGTCGTTAGGAGTAGATAGCAATACGACAGATGTTGAAACGGTAGACTATATGGAAACAAATCAAAAGTCAGCAATTGAATTCCGAGAAAACAAGTACATAGCaaagttgccatggaaactagatcACGAACCCTTGCCTACAAACTTCTTCGTTACGAAACGAATAACTGAAAACGTTATTCGAAAATTAAGTCAAGATCCCGAAATGCTTAAGGTATATGGACAGATAATCAAGGACCAAGAATGCCGAGGATTTATTGAGAAGGTTAAGGATCCCGATATTAGTAAAGGTATTGTACATTATATCCCGCATTACCCTGTCAAGAAGAAATAA